CGCGTCAGCTTGTAGCGGGCCACCGAGATCTCCGGCCGGGCCGCGTACATCTTCATGACTTCCTTGATGCCGCGGCACACCGTGTCGAGCGGATGCTCGTGCGCGGGCGCGGCGTTGAGCACCGCCTCGGCACGGATCAGGGTGTCGTCGTGGTCGGGGAAGATCGCCTCTTCCTTGGAGCGGAAGTGGCGGAAGAACGTGCGCCGGGCGACCCCGGCCTGGGCCGCGATCTCGTCGACAGTGGTCGCCTCGTACCCCTTGGTCGCGAACAGCTCCATCGCGGCTGCCGCCAGTTCCCGGCGCATCTTGAGCCGCTGGGCGGCGGCGCGAGAGCCTGCGGCACTTTCCGGCGCGTCGGTCGTAGCTGGTGTACGTGAGGACTTGGCGGGCTGGGACATGCCCCGAACGTACTGCATGTGCGCAGCTCGCTGCGCATGACCTGGTTCTCCGCCGCCGTCCGAGGACGGGCGGAACCGGTCCGGGCCGAGCAGGCCGCCCCACTTGGCGCCGGACCGGAACCAGTCACCGGGACCCTCAGCGCTTGGCATATTCGCGGAAGCCACGGCCCGTCTTGCGGCCGAGGCAGCCCGCGGCCACCAGGTGCTCCAGGAGCGGTGCCGGGGCGAGCCCCGGGTCGCGGAACTCGCGGTGCAGGACCTTCTCGATGGCGAGCGAGACATCGAGCCCGACGACGTCCAGCAGTTCGAACGGGCCCATCGGGTAGCCGCCGCCCAGCTTCATCGCCGCGTCGATGTCGTCGAGCGAGGCGTAGTGCTCCTGCACCATCTTGATCGCGTTGTTGAGGTACGGGAACAGCAGCGCGTTCACGATGAAGCCCGCACGGTCCCCGCAGTCGACCGGGTGCTTCCTGATCCGGCCGCAGACCTCACGGATCGTCGCGTGGACGTCGTCGGCGGTCAGCACCGTACGGACGACCTCGACCAGCTTCATGGCCGGCGCCGGGTTGAAGAAGTGCATGCCGATCACGTCCTGCGGGCGTGACGTGGCCCGGGCGCAGGCGACGACCGGCAGGGACGAGGTGGTGGTGGCCAGGACCGCGCCCGGCTTGCAGACCTTGTCCAGCGCGGCGAACAGCTGCCGCTTGACCTCCAGGTCCTCGGCGACGGCCTCCACGGCCAGGTCGACGGCGGCGAAGTCGTCGTATGTGCCCGTCGGCGTGATGCGGTCCAGGGTCTGCGCGGCGGCCTCGGCGGTCATCCGGCCCTTGTCGACCGAGCGGGACAGGGACTTGCCGATCCGGGCCTTCGCCGCCTGGGCCTTCTCCTCGCTGCGGGCCGCGAGGACCACCTCGTACCCGGCCTTGGCGAAGACCTCGGCGATACCGGAGGCCATGGTGCCCGAACCCGCGACACCGACCGAACGGACCTCCCGGCCCGGAACCAGGTTGCCGCCCTCCAGCGGGGTCAGCGCGTCCCGCACGACGGTGCCGCTGCCAGGCGCCTCGTACGTGTAGAACCCGCGGCCCGCCTTGCGGCCGGTCAGGCCCGCCTCGCTCAGCTGCTTGAGGATCGGCGCCGGTGCGTGCAGCCGGTCGCGGGACGCGGCGTACATCGCCTCCAGGACCGTGCGCGCGGTGTCGACCCCGATCAGGTCGAGCAGTGCCAGCGGGCCCATCGGCAGGCCGCAGCCCAGCCGCATCGCGGCGTCGATGTCCTCACGGGAGGCGTACTTCGCCTCGTACATCGCGGCGGCCTGGTTGAGGTAGCCGAACAGCAGGCCGTCGGCGACGAACCCGGGGCGGTCGCCGACCGCGACGGGCTCCTTGCCCAGGTCGAGGGCGAGATCGGTGACCGCCGTGACGGCCGCCGGCGCGGTCAGCACCGAGGAGACGACCTCGACCAGCCGCATCGCCGGGGCCGGGTTGAAGAAGTGCAGGCCGAGCACCCGCTCCGGACGGGCCGAGTCGGCGGCGAGCCGGGTGACGGACAGGGCGTTGGTGCCGGTCGCCAGGATCGTCTCGGGCCGCACGATCCCGTCCAGTTCCCGGAAGACCTGCTGCTTGATCTCGTACGACTCCGGAACCACCTCGATGACCAGGTCGGCGTCGGCCGCGGCCCGCAGGTCGGCGGAGGTACGGACGCGGTCCAGGATCTCCGCGCGGTCCTGCTCGGTCAGCCGCCCGCGCTCGACGCCACGGGCGGTGGAGGACTCCAGGGCGGCGACGCACTTCGCCGCCTGGGCCTCGCTGATGTCGATGCCGACGACCTCGCGGCCGGCCTTGGCGAGGACCTCGGCGATGCCGGTGCCCATCGTGCCGAGGCCGACGACTGCGATGGTGCGCAGCGGGGACAGGGACGGGTCGGAAAGGGGAGTGGCCATCGCGGGACTCCAGGAATGAGGGTGACGACGGGGAACGCGCCCGGGTGCGCCGAAGACGGGCCGGCGAAGAGCCGGACCCCGGGCGCACCGGGTGCGTGAGGAATGCGGGTGTTGGCCGGGCTGCGAGCGCACACGCCCGGTGCCGTCGGGCCGGGCGTGCACACGCCCGGTGAACGGCGGTTCCGACCGGCCCTGTCCCGGGGCCGAGCCGTACTGCGGTATCTGTACCGAACCGACTGCTCTCACGACGGCCGCGTCACCAGACCGCCGCGAGGAGATACGAGTGGGTAACTCGCTCGTCTGAGCTTAACTCGTGGGTAACGAGCACGCCAGCCCTCGTGTTTGTGATGTACGTCCCGAGCAGCTCACGACGCCTCTAATCTCTCAGTCATGGACGAAGAGTTGCGATCACTCACGGAGCGCTTACGGCAGGAGTCGGGGGCGTCGCCCGCCTTCGAGCGGCTCGTGGCGACCGACGACCTCGACGCCCTGGCCGCGGTGCTGACCGAACCCGGGCAGCCGTTGTGGGCGAGGGAGCTGGCCGCCTTCCGACTGGGACTCGCCGGGGACCGGCGGGCCTTCGAGTCCCTCGTGCTGCTGCTCAACCACCGTGACCCGCCGCGCTGCGCCTCCGCCGCCTACGCCCTCGCCCGCCTCGGCGACCCGCGCACCGCCCGCGCGGCCGCCGCCCTCGCCACCAACGAACTCCGTGTCGCCTACGCCCTGCACCCGGTCCGGCTCCTGGTCGAACTGCGCGCCCCGGAGGCCGTGCCCGCCCTGATCACCACCCTCCAGCGACGGCTGCGCCCGCACGACCCGTACCGCCGCGTGGCCCTCGCCTGCGTGGACGGGCTCGGCACGCTGGGCGACGCCCGGGCCAGACCCGTACTGAACGAGGCCCTGGCGCATCCGGCGTTGGCGGAGGCGGCGGTGCGGGCACTGGGGCGGATTCCCGAGCAGAGGTGAGATCAGCGGGGGAGTGCCTTGGCGTACCGCACCTCGGGCACCGCGACCCCGTCCACCTCGAAGGGCTCCTCGGCGCCGTCTGCCCGGAAACCGGCCCGTTCGTAGAAGCGGCGGGCCCGTTCGTTCTCCTTGAGCACCCACAGCAGGAGACGGTCGTGGCCCGCGGCGGCGCAGCGCGCGACCGACTCCGCGAGCAGGGCCTGACCCGTGCCCTGTCCCAGGTGCTCCGGATGGACGTAGATGGCGTACAACTCGGCGTCCCCGGTCACGACTTCGCCGTCCCGGTACGGCCCGTGGCAGGCCCAGCCCACGACCTCGCCGCCGGTGTCCTCGGCGACCAGGTTCACCACACTGCCGTCGCCCTGCGCGAGGTACGAGCGGCGCCGCTCGGCGTCCTCCGCGACGCTGAGCCCGTCCAGGTACGACTGCGGCATCATGCCCTGGTAGGCGCTCTGCCATCCGCGGGTACGGATCCGAGCGACGCGGTCGCAGTCGGCGAGCGTCATCTCCCTTATCCGGAGGCGGCTCATTCCGCCACCACCGCGAACGCCTCGACCTCCATCAGGAACTCCGGGCCGACCAGCCCGGCGACCCGCACCGCCGACGCGGCCGGCAGCCGGTCGTCGGGTATGTGCTCGGCCCGGGCGGCCCGGATGGCGGGCATATGGGCCATGTCCGTGACGAAGTAGGTGAGTTTGACGACGTCGTCGAAGGCCGCCCCGGCGGCGGCCAGACAGCGCCGGAGGTTGTCGAAGACCTGGCGGGCCTGCGCCGCCGGGTCGCCCTCGCCGACCAGCTTGCCCTGCTCGTCGAGCGCGAGCTGACCGGCGATCGCCACGAAACGGCCCGTGCCCATGACGACGTGGCTGTACTGGGCCGCGGCGGCGACTCCGTCGGGGGCGGGGATTCTCGTCAGCTCACTCATGGGTCCATGGTGGACCATGGGACTGACAACGCCCGCCCCCGACGGACCGACCCTCAACTGCTCAGCCGCGGAAGCCGAGCA
The genomic region above belongs to Streptomyces coeruleorubidus and contains:
- a CDS encoding 3-hydroxyacyl-CoA dehydrogenase family protein, with the protein product MATPLSDPSLSPLRTIAVVGLGTMGTGIAEVLAKAGREVVGIDISEAQAAKCVAALESSTARGVERGRLTEQDRAEILDRVRTSADLRAAADADLVIEVVPESYEIKQQVFRELDGIVRPETILATGTNALSVTRLAADSARPERVLGLHFFNPAPAMRLVEVVSSVLTAPAAVTAVTDLALDLGKEPVAVGDRPGFVADGLLFGYLNQAAAMYEAKYASREDIDAAMRLGCGLPMGPLALLDLIGVDTARTVLEAMYAASRDRLHAPAPILKQLSEAGLTGRKAGRGFYTYEAPGSGTVVRDALTPLEGGNLVPGREVRSVGVAGSGTMASGIAEVFAKAGYEVVLAARSEEKAQAAKARIGKSLSRSVDKGRMTAEAAAQTLDRITPTGTYDDFAAVDLAVEAVAEDLEVKRQLFAALDKVCKPGAVLATTTSSLPVVACARATSRPQDVIGMHFFNPAPAMKLVEVVRTVLTADDVHATIREVCGRIRKHPVDCGDRAGFIVNALLFPYLNNAIKMVQEHYASLDDIDAAMKLGGGYPMGPFELLDVVGLDVSLAIEKVLHREFRDPGLAPAPLLEHLVAAGCLGRKTGRGFREYAKR
- a CDS encoding GNAT family N-acetyltransferase, yielding MSRLRIREMTLADCDRVARIRTRGWQSAYQGMMPQSYLDGLSVAEDAERRRSYLAQGDGSVVNLVAEDTGGEVVGWACHGPYRDGEVVTGDAELYAIYVHPEHLGQGTGQALLAESVARCAAAGHDRLLLWVLKENERARRFYERAGFRADGAEEPFEVDGVAVPEVRYAKALPR
- a CDS encoding adenylosuccinate lyase, which encodes MDEELRSLTERLRQESGASPAFERLVATDDLDALAAVLTEPGQPLWARELAAFRLGLAGDRRAFESLVLLLNHRDPPRCASAAYALARLGDPRTARAAAALATNELRVAYALHPVRLLVELRAPEAVPALITTLQRRLRPHDPYRRVALACVDGLGTLGDARARPVLNEALAHPALAEAAVRALGRIPEQR
- a CDS encoding RidA family protein, which produces MSELTRIPAPDGVAAAAQYSHVVMGTGRFVAIAGQLALDEQGKLVGEGDPAAQARQVFDNLRRCLAAAGAAFDDVVKLTYFVTDMAHMPAIRAARAEHIPDDRLPAASAVRVAGLVGPEFLMEVEAFAVVAE